In Solanum pennellii chromosome 3, SPENNV200, a single window of DNA contains:
- the LOC107012862 gene encoding uncharacterized protein LOC107012862 isoform X2 — MKDDESIPVSTPTTAYSSLNTNSIPSRSLHDATLFGRGTVSLRWSAGNLNSLSDLFDIPKSDDLDVLEMEDREKLVNHMWDVYTNSPRIRMLKFWQEAFEAAYEELNSDVAEVREAAISEISKMSIQFVNIDLPPLRSMAVRKLSQKQAENKQRTAAGSKL, encoded by the exons ATGAAGGACGATGAATCGATACCGGTATCAACACCGACGACGGCGTATTCATCGTTGAATACAAATTCAATACCTTCGAGATCATTACATGATGCTACATTGTTCGGAAGAG GTACTGTTTCACTCCGATGGTCCGCCGGAAACCTTAATAGTCTCTCCGATCTCTTCGATATTCCGAAATCAGATGATCTCGACGTCCTC GAAATGGAAGACAGGGAGAAGTTGGTGAATCATATGTGGGATGTGTACACTAATAGTCCTCGGATCAGGATGCTTAAGTTTTGGCAGGAGGCGTTTGAGGCGGCCTATGAGGAGTTAAACAGTGACGTTGCTGAAGTTCGAGAGGCTGCTATCTCCGAGATATCTAAGATGTCTATCCAATTTGTTAATATTGATCTGCCACCTTTGCGTTCGATG GCAGTAAGAAAATTAAGTCAAAAACAAGCTGAGAACAAACAGAGGACCGCAGCAGGAAGTAAGTTATGA
- the LOC107012862 gene encoding uncharacterized protein LOC107012862 isoform X1, translating to MKDDESIPVSTPTTAYSSLNTNSIPSRSLHDATLFGRGRYKYWALAAILFLAFWSMFTGTVSLRWSAGNLNSLSDLFDIPKSDDLDVLEMEDREKLVNHMWDVYTNSPRIRMLKFWQEAFEAAYEELNSDVAEVREAAISEISKMSIQFVNIDLPPLRSMAVRKLSQKQAENKQRTAAGSKL from the exons ATGAAGGACGATGAATCGATACCGGTATCAACACCGACGACGGCGTATTCATCGTTGAATACAAATTCAATACCTTCGAGATCATTACATGATGCTACATTGTTCGGAAGAGGTCGGTATAAGTATTGGGCATTGGCTGCTATTCTTTTCTTAGCATTTTGGTCAATGTTTACAGGTACTGTTTCACTCCGATGGTCCGCCGGAAACCTTAATAGTCTCTCCGATCTCTTCGATATTCCGAAATCAGATGATCTCGACGTCCTC GAAATGGAAGACAGGGAGAAGTTGGTGAATCATATGTGGGATGTGTACACTAATAGTCCTCGGATCAGGATGCTTAAGTTTTGGCAGGAGGCGTTTGAGGCGGCCTATGAGGAGTTAAACAGTGACGTTGCTGAAGTTCGAGAGGCTGCTATCTCCGAGATATCTAAGATGTCTATCCAATTTGTTAATATTGATCTGCCACCTTTGCGTTCGATG GCAGTAAGAAAATTAAGTCAAAAACAAGCTGAGAACAAACAGAGGACCGCAGCAGGAAGTAAGTTATGA